From Dioscorea cayenensis subsp. rotundata cultivar TDr96_F1 chromosome 13, TDr96_F1_v2_PseudoChromosome.rev07_lg8_w22 25.fasta, whole genome shotgun sequence, the proteins below share one genomic window:
- the LOC120274596 gene encoding uncharacterized protein LOC120274596 produces MEKFKGQHQHRHSVSCFSACFFPAGAGERVQPPASHGSDLPGLLERRCQRQRQRRRPYSADFRYDPLSYALNFDEGGAADDLPSPTGSLPPHLTFSSRFQASSPRMPPKSPGAEETKKLLH; encoded by the coding sequence ATGGAAAAGTTCAAAGGGCAACACCAACATCGCCATTCCGTCTCCTGCTTCTCCGCTTGCTTCTTCCCCGCCGGCGCCGGTGAGCGCGTGCAACCGCCGGCGTCGCACGGCAGTGACCTGCCGGGGCTCCTCGAACGGCGGTGCCAGCGCCAGCGCCAGCGCCGACGCCCCTACTCTGCGGACTTCCGGTATGACCCTTTGAGTTATGCCCTAAACTTCGACGAAGGCGGTGCCGCCGATGACTTGCCGTCGCCGACCGGGAGCCTTCCTCCCCACTTGACCTTCTCGTCTCGCTTTCAGGCTTCGTCTCCTCGCATGCCTCCCAAATCTCCGGGGGCTGAGGAGACGAAGAAGCTCCTTCATTGA
- the LOC120274594 gene encoding pentatricopeptide repeat-containing protein At1g06140, mitochondrial-like produces the protein MHLRAPFVGKMLPLLINSVGSRRISSVCRKEMTFGNVYTTERFASHLEACVDAGSLRKVHACIFACGFGDNIFLGSKLVNAYADISALWESRLVFDRIINRNLSLWNSAIVGYSRAGYFEEVLRLYSCLKMQDIGVDSSAVVFGLKSCHELGMMDFGRGIHGDAYKVGLHGDKFVVPSLVKLYFKCGIMKDADRVFEEIFEKDIVAYTSMITGYAQQAGFHVMKAFQIACEMHREGLDANRVSLVSLLQAAGKVEALHEGRSIHCYAMRRGIDLSDEVLETSLVDMYAKCGAKVEAVSFLRQMRRSVASWNALIAGINSYDCDRSSEALHLLCQMVHQEGLYPNSITLANVLSACCESTYVHLVTSIHGYIIRRELPPDLVLTTALIDGYSRCGKVHNARELFNWLKVRDTILFNVIISAYLRNGEIDEVIKMLDWMFEEGVRPNTVTLLVLLSGFANLEDLRRGRCIHGCVLRQGLQTNMDVSNQLLHMYTKCASIDVARKFFDSMTNKDLVSWTTMMMCYVNQGHADEALALFRLMQRNGDKPDSVTLITLIQALSLLGLLEQIKEIQGHIYRIRPERDSAITSALIMAYAKCGRLDLAELTFCNAADQTLNLWNTMISAYGMHGYCREALKLFHQLQNQNLRPDSLTFSSVLSACSHAGLVEEGRDIFNSMKSKYSIAPQEEHYSCIVDLLGRAGHLEEAYEFVNCSPLRNKTSALSALLGACRVHRNTQLGEIIGLQLLELDPQNSTTFAMVSNIYAEAGKWRDAATLRLVARERGLRKMPGYSLVELEN, from the coding sequence atgcatTTGAGAGCTCCTTTTGTTGGAAAGATGCTTCCTTTGTTGATCAATAGCGTTGGTTCTCGGAGAATATCAAGTGTTTGTAGAAAAGAGATGACATTTGGAAATGTTTATACTACTGAGAGATTTGCTTCTCATCTTGAAGCCTGTGTTGATGCTGGATCTCTGAGGAAGGTTCATGCTTGCATCTTTGCTTGTGGATTTGGTGATAATATTTTTCTGGGATCCAAGCTTGTGAATGCTTATGCTGATATCAGTGCTTTATGGGAATCCAGATTGGTGTTTGATAGAATCATTAACAGGAATCTTTCTCTTTGGAATTCGGCTATTGTCGGGTATTCTAGAGCTGGATATTTTGAGGAGGTTTTGAGGTTATATTCATGTTTGAAGATGCAGGACATTGGTGTTGATAGTTCTGCcgttgtgtttggtttgaagagTTGTCATGAGCTTGGGATGATGGACTTTGGAAGAGGAATTCATGGTGATGCTTATAAAGTTGGATTGCATGGAGATAAATTCGTTGTTCCTTCTCTTGTCAAGTTGTACTTCAAATGTGGAATTATGAAAGATGCAGATAGGGTGTTTGAGGAGATTTTTGAGAAAGATATTGTGGCCTACACCTCAATGATCACTGGGTATGCACAACAGGCTGGTTTTCATGTGATGAAAGCTTTTCAAATTGCCTGTGAGATGCATAGGGAGGGATTGGATGCCAATCGAGTGTCGCTGGTGAGTTTGCTTCAGGCTGCGGGGAAGGTGGAAGCTCTTCATGAAGGTCGATCAATTCATTGCTATGCTATGAGGAGAGGAATTGATCTTTCAGATGAAGTTCTCGAGACTAGTTTGGTCGACATGTATGCTAAATGTGGTGCTAAGGTGGAAGCAGTATCTTTTCTGAGACAAATGAGAAGGTCTGTTGCTTCATGGAATGCGTTGATTGCAGGCATCAATTCATATGATTGTGATCGTAGTTCTGAAGCTTTGCATCTCCTCTGTCAGATGGTGCATCAAGAAGGCTTGTACCCAAACTCAATCACCTTAGCGAATGTTCTGTCAGCTTGTTGTGAATCAACCTATGTGCATCTGGTCACAAGCATCCATGGATATATAATCAGAAGGGAGCTCCCTCCTGATTTGGTCCTCACTACTGCTCTCATCGATGGTTATTCGAGATGTGGTAAAGTACACAATGCTAGGGAATTGTTTAATTGGCTCAAAGTGAGAgacacaattttatttaatgtgaTTATTTCTGCATATCTTCGCAATGGAGAAATTGACGAGGTGATCAAAATGCTCGATTGGATGTTTGAAGAAGGGGTGAGACCAAATACAGTTACTTTGTTAGTTCTGTTGTCAGGATTTGCCAATTTGGAAGATCTAAGAAGAGGTAGATGTATTCATGGTTGTGTACTCCGTCAGGGTCTCCAAACAAACATGGATGTTTCCAATCAACTTCTGCACATGTACACCAAATGTGCATCCATTGATGTTGCAAGAAAATTTTTTGACTCAATGACAAATAAGGATTTGGTTTCATGGACTACAATGATGATGTGTTATGTAAATCAAGGTCATGCAGATGAAGCTCTGGCTTTGTTTCGGCTAATGCAGAGAAATGGTGACAAGCCTGATTCAGTGACTCTTATTACCTTGATTCAGGCACTTTCCCTGCTCGGCTTATTAGAACAGATAAAAGAAATTCAAGGGCACATCTACAGGATTCGGCCGGAAAGAGATTCAGCAATTACTAGCGCTCTAATTATGGCATATGCAAAATGTGGAAGGCTGGATTTGGCTGAGTTGACTTTCTGTAATGCGGCCGATCAAACACTGAACTTGTGGAACACAATGATATCTGCATACGGGATGCACGGGTACTGCCGAGAGGCCCTCAAGCTCTTTCATCAATTGCAAAACCAAAATCTTAGACCAGATAGCTTGACATTCTCTTCAGTGCTCTCAGCTTGCAGCCATGCTGGCTTGGTAGAAGAGGGCAGGGATATCTTCAATTCCATGAAATCCAAATACTCAATTGCACCACAAGAAGAACACTACAGTTGCATCGTTGATCTATTAGGCCGAGCCGGTCATCTTGAGGAAGCATATGAGTTTGTGAACTGTTCTCCTTTGCGAAATAAGACCAGTGCATTGTCTGCTTTGCTCGGTGCTTGCCGAGTTCATAGAAACACTCAATTGGGAGAGATCATTGGTTTGCAGCTCCTTGAACTTGATCCTCAGAATTCTACTACTTTTGCCATGGTTTCCAACATCTACGCCGAGGCTGGTAAGTGGCGCGACGCCGCAACTTTGAGACTTGTTGCCAGAGAAAGAGGTTTGCGAAAAATGCCTGGTTATAGCTTAGTAGAATTAGAAAATTGA
- the LOC120274595 gene encoding LOW QUALITY PROTEIN: probable mitochondrial saccharopine dehydrogenase-like oxidoreductase At5g39410 (The sequence of the model RefSeq protein was modified relative to this genomic sequence to represent the inferred CDS: deleted 1 base in 1 codon), giving the protein MASDPRDFDLLILGASGFTGKYVVREALKFLSTPASPLRTLALAGRNPNKISQTLAWASTPNPPPNIPILHADVSDSDSLIPLFRRARLVLSCVGPFRIYGSPVVASCVSAGTDYLDISGEPEFMERMEVEFHELAAKNGSLVVSACGFDSVPAELGVVFNSRQWVAPSAPNCVEAYLSLESEKKIVGNVGTYESAVLGVANADKLQELRRSRPRRARPLIPGPPPPRGPTLEHQKTFGLWAVRLPSADSIVVRRTLAALTENPDGLPGVNESEEDIERRTRLWSTVKPVHFGVKIGTKSLLGLLLVMVTGLFIGLFGKMSFGRKLLLKFPEFFSLGWFRKAGPTEEEVNSATFKMWFLGHGYSDVSLASQGAKPDTEIITRVSGPEIGYLTTPIILIQCALIVLGQRGKLPKGGVFPPGIVFVPTDLQERLQENGISFDFISKRALSD; this is encoded by the exons ATGGCGTCCGATCCTCGAGACTTCGATCTCCTCATCCTCGGCGCTTCAGGGTTCACCGGAAAGTACGTTGTTCGCGAAGCTCTCAAGTTCCTCTCGACTCCCGCTTCCCCTCTGAGAACCCTCGCCCTCGCCGGCCGAAACCCTAACAAGATCTCCCAAACCCTAGCATGGGCTTCCACGCCCAATCCCCCTCCAAACATCCCGATCCTCCACGCCGACGTTTCCGATTCTGATTCACTGATCCCTCTCTTCCGTCGTGCTCGCCTCGTCCTCAGCTGCGTCGGCCCATTCCGCATCTATGGCTCGCCCGTCGTTGCCTCCTGCGTTTCCGCCGGCACTGACTACCTTGATATCAGTGGGGAGCCTGAGTTCATGGAGCGCATGGAGGTGGAATTCCATGAATTGGCGGCGAAGAATGGGTCTCTGGTTGTTTCAGCTTGCGGGTTTGATTCGGTGCCGGCGGAACTGGGGGTTGTTTTCAATTCGAGGCAGTGGGTGGCGCCATCGGCGCCGAACTGTGTGGAGGCGTACTTGAGCTTGGAGTCGGAGAAGAAGATTGTGGGGAATGTGGGGACTTACGAATCTGCTGTGCTTGGCGTTGCTAATGCTGATAAGCTGCAGGAGCTCCGGCGTTCGAGGCCGAGGAGAGCAAGGCCTTTG ATTCCAGGACCTCCGCCTCCTAGAGGACCGACGTTAGAGCATCAGAAGACCTTTGGCCTCTGGGCTGTCAGGCTACCTTCTGCAGATTCCATTGTTGTTCGAAGAACGCTGGCAGCTCTTACAGAGAACCCAGACGGTCTTCCGGGAGTCAACGAAAGTGAAGAGGACATAGAGAGGAGAACTCGTCTTTGGTCGACAGTGAAGCCTGTTCATTTTGGTGTGAAGATCGGAACAAAATCTCTGCTGGGTCTCTTGCTG GTAATGGTAACTGGTTTATTCATTGGCCTCTTTGGAAAGATGTCATTCGGAAGAAAACTTCTCCTAAAATTCCCGGAATTCTTCTCCCTCGGGTGGTTCCGGAAGGCAGGGCCAACAGAGGAAGAGGTGAATAGTGCTACATTCAAGATGTGGTTCCTTGGCCATGGCTACAGTGATGTTAGTCTTGCTTCACAGGGTGCTAAGCCAGATACTGAAATTATCACCAGGGTATCAGGACCTGAGATTGGATACTTAACCACACCGATCATCTTAATCCAATGTGCGCTGATTGTATTGGGCCAGCGAGGGAAGTTGCCGAAAGGAGGTGTCTTTCCGCCTGGAATCGTCTTTGTCCCGACCGATCTTCAAGAACGACTGCAAGAAAATGGTATTTCTTTCGATTTCATCTCAAAGAGAGCTTTGTCTGATTGA
- the LOC120274817 gene encoding eukaryotic translation initiation factor 5A, giving the protein MSDEEHHFESKADAGASKTYPQQAGTIRKNGYIVIKNRPCKVVEVSTSKTGKHGHAKCHFVAIDIFNGKKLEDIVPSSHNCDVPHVNRTDYQLIDISEDGFVSLLTENGNTKDDLRLPTDEALLSQIKDGFTDGKDLVVTVMSAMGEEQICSLKDIGPK; this is encoded by the exons ATGTCGGACGAGGAGCATCACTTTGAATCCAAGGCCGATGCGGGAGCGTCGAAGACGTATCCCCAGCAAGCCGGAACCATCCGAAAGAATGGCTACATCGTCATCAAGAACCGTCCTTGCAAG GTCGTGGAGGTCTCTACTTCCAAGACTGGCAAGCATGGACATGCAAAATGCCACTTTGTTGCCATAGATATTTTCAATGGAAAAAAGCTTGAAGATATCGTGCCTTCATCTCATAACTGCGAT GTTCCCCATGTGAACAGGACTGACTATCAGTTGATTGATATCTCTGAAGATGGATTT GTTAGTCTGCTGACTGAAAATGGTAACACAAAGGATGACCTGAGACTTCCAACTGATGAAGCTCTGCTCAGTCAG ATCAAAGATGGTTTTACTGATGGAAAAGATTTGGTGGTGACTGTGATGTCTGCAATGGGTGAAGAACAGATCTGTTCCCTTAAAGATATCGGTCCCAAGTAG
- the LOC120274882 gene encoding probable WRKY transcription factor 3 isoform X2 translates to MPGSDDAAAAPSFSSIESLFRGATLDFSPGPMTLLSSFFGEDSELDCRSFSQLLAGAVDSSSLAQPSMEAGSRLDLRRPPEFPLGHEESPVFTLPQGISPTSLLLDSRGFFSSSGTDLQSNTDIGVPRAEYQSLTTSQTSSSAINMMPIQQNLFPDQRSQVVVDKPADDGYNWRKYGQKQVKGSEYPRSYYKCTHQNCPVKKKVERAMDGQITEIIYKGQHNHPKIAAYKRVKEGGGVNELNENYENDNSGVSMSKRDREYGNGTSEQLSGSSDDEDEVDETEGKTDVGTDCEPNAKRMNVDGKVIESNSSHRTVTEPRIIVQTTSEVDLLDDGYRWRKYGQKVVKGNPHPRSYYKCTNAGCNVRKHVERASSDAKAVITTYEGKHNHEVPAARNSSHVTNSANGNVLQPKAQRMTSTNPTAYFSRPNFNDNDQRSVALLQMKQEHEVA, encoded by the exons ATGCCGGGAAGCGACGACGCGGCGGCTGCGCCGTCGTTTAGCTCGATTGAGAGCTTGTTCCGAGGTGCCACGCTGGATTTCAGCCCCGGTCCGATGACGCTGCTCTCGAGCTTCTTCGGCGAAGATTCCGAGCTGGATTGCCGCTCCTTCTCGCAGCTGCTCGCCGGCGCCGTCGATAGCTCCTCTCTGGCGCAGCCGTCCATGGAGGCTGGTTCGAGATTGGATCTTCGCCGACCACCGGAGTTTCCCTTAGGGCATGAGGAATCGCCGGTGTTCACCTTGCCTCAGGGGATTAGCCCTACTTCTCTTCTGCTTGATTCTCGAGGGTTTTTCTCCTCATCTGGAACG GACTTGCAGTCTAATACTGACATCGGTGTTCCTCGAGCTGAATATCAATCTCTAACGACTTCGCAAACTTCAAGCTCTGCTATCAACATGATGCCAATCCAACAGAACTTGTTTCCGGATCAAAGATCTCAGGTTGTTGTCGATAAGCCTGCCGATGATGGCTATAATTGGCGAAAATACGGGCAGAAACAAGTGAAGGGAAGTGAGTATCCTCGGAGTTATTATAAGTGTACTCATCAGAATTGTCCTGTTAAGAAAAAAGTCGAACGAGCTATGGATGGTCAGATAACTGAGATAATCTATAAGGGTCAGCATAATCATCCGAAGATTGCAGCATATAAGCGTGTTAAGGAAGGTGGTGGTGTTAATGAGTTGAATGAGAATTATGAGAATGATAATTCTGGTGTTTCAATGTCAAAGAGAGATCGGGAATATGGCAATGGTACATCTGAACAGTTATCTGGTTCAAGTGACGATGAAGATGAAGTAGATGAAACTGAGGGAAAGACTGATGTAGGCACTGATTGTGAGCCGAATGCAAAACGAAT GAATGTGGATGGAAAGGTGATTGAGTCGAATTCTTCACACCGGACAGTAACAGAGCCGAGAATTATTGTGCAAACTACTAGTGAAGTTGATCTTTTGGATGATGGTTATAGATGGCGCAAGTATGGTCAGAAAGTAGTGAAAGGAAATCCTCATCCTAG GAGTTATTATAAGTGCACTAATGCAGGATGCAATGTCAGGAAGCATGTCGAAAGAGCTTCATCGGATGCCAAAGCTGTAATAACAACTTATGAAGGGAAACATAATCATGAAGTACCTGCTGCTCGGAACAGCAGCCATGTTACTAATTCTGCAAACGGCAATGTTCTGCAACCGAAAGCACAAAGGATGACTTCTACCAATCCGACGGCCTACTTCAGTAGACCGAATTTCAATGACAATGATCAACGGTCGGTTGCACTTCTGCAGATGAAACAAGAGCATGAAGTAGCTTAA
- the LOC120274882 gene encoding probable WRKY transcription factor 3 isoform X1, with protein MPGSDDAAAAPSFSSIESLFRGATLDFSPGPMTLLSSFFGEDSELDCRSFSQLLAGAVDSSSLAQPSMEAGSRLDLRRPPEFPLGHEESPVFTLPQGISPTSLLLDSRGFFSSSGTFGMLDQQDLQSNTDIGVPRAEYQSLTTSQTSSSAINMMPIQQNLFPDQRSQVVVDKPADDGYNWRKYGQKQVKGSEYPRSYYKCTHQNCPVKKKVERAMDGQITEIIYKGQHNHPKIAAYKRVKEGGGVNELNENYENDNSGVSMSKRDREYGNGTSEQLSGSSDDEDEVDETEGKTDVGTDCEPNAKRMNVDGKVIESNSSHRTVTEPRIIVQTTSEVDLLDDGYRWRKYGQKVVKGNPHPRSYYKCTNAGCNVRKHVERASSDAKAVITTYEGKHNHEVPAARNSSHVTNSANGNVLQPKAQRMTSTNPTAYFSRPNFNDNDQRSVALLQMKQEHEVA; from the exons ATGCCGGGAAGCGACGACGCGGCGGCTGCGCCGTCGTTTAGCTCGATTGAGAGCTTGTTCCGAGGTGCCACGCTGGATTTCAGCCCCGGTCCGATGACGCTGCTCTCGAGCTTCTTCGGCGAAGATTCCGAGCTGGATTGCCGCTCCTTCTCGCAGCTGCTCGCCGGCGCCGTCGATAGCTCCTCTCTGGCGCAGCCGTCCATGGAGGCTGGTTCGAGATTGGATCTTCGCCGACCACCGGAGTTTCCCTTAGGGCATGAGGAATCGCCGGTGTTCACCTTGCCTCAGGGGATTAGCCCTACTTCTCTTCTGCTTGATTCTCGAGGGTTTTTCTCCTCATCTGGAACG TTCGGTATGTTGGATCAACAGGACTTGCAGTCTAATACTGACATCGGTGTTCCTCGAGCTGAATATCAATCTCTAACGACTTCGCAAACTTCAAGCTCTGCTATCAACATGATGCCAATCCAACAGAACTTGTTTCCGGATCAAAGATCTCAGGTTGTTGTCGATAAGCCTGCCGATGATGGCTATAATTGGCGAAAATACGGGCAGAAACAAGTGAAGGGAAGTGAGTATCCTCGGAGTTATTATAAGTGTACTCATCAGAATTGTCCTGTTAAGAAAAAAGTCGAACGAGCTATGGATGGTCAGATAACTGAGATAATCTATAAGGGTCAGCATAATCATCCGAAGATTGCAGCATATAAGCGTGTTAAGGAAGGTGGTGGTGTTAATGAGTTGAATGAGAATTATGAGAATGATAATTCTGGTGTTTCAATGTCAAAGAGAGATCGGGAATATGGCAATGGTACATCTGAACAGTTATCTGGTTCAAGTGACGATGAAGATGAAGTAGATGAAACTGAGGGAAAGACTGATGTAGGCACTGATTGTGAGCCGAATGCAAAACGAAT GAATGTGGATGGAAAGGTGATTGAGTCGAATTCTTCACACCGGACAGTAACAGAGCCGAGAATTATTGTGCAAACTACTAGTGAAGTTGATCTTTTGGATGATGGTTATAGATGGCGCAAGTATGGTCAGAAAGTAGTGAAAGGAAATCCTCATCCTAG GAGTTATTATAAGTGCACTAATGCAGGATGCAATGTCAGGAAGCATGTCGAAAGAGCTTCATCGGATGCCAAAGCTGTAATAACAACTTATGAAGGGAAACATAATCATGAAGTACCTGCTGCTCGGAACAGCAGCCATGTTACTAATTCTGCAAACGGCAATGTTCTGCAACCGAAAGCACAAAGGATGACTTCTACCAATCCGACGGCCTACTTCAGTAGACCGAATTTCAATGACAATGATCAACGGTCGGTTGCACTTCTGCAGATGAAACAAGAGCATGAAGTAGCTTAA
- the LOC120274787 gene encoding protein IMPAIRED IN BABA-INDUCED STERILITY 1-like, with protein sequence MGCVASKKAVSVTPAFERQDSSAVLASSSLRCRTGSGGPEPKDDGERIESGESGRGSSNFTNSRSFRLRNLHRYIEGEQVAAGWPSWLSAVAGEAIQGWVPLKADNFEKLEKVGQGTYSSVFRARDVETGNIVAMKKVRFDNFEPESVRFMAREIQILRGLDHPNIVKLEGIITSRLSCSIYLVFEYMEHDLVGLSSSPDIQFTESQVKCYMHQLLSGLEHCHSRGIIHRDIKGANLLVNNEGILKIADFGLANFCDSRKTQPLTSRVVTLWYRPPELLLGSTDYEATVDLWSVGCVFAEMFVKKPILQGRTEVEQLHKIFKLCGSPSDEYWKKSKLPNATIFKPHHPYANCLWSTFKDLPANAFRLLETFLSVEPHKRGTASSALVSEYFTTKPYACEPSSLPKYPPNKEIDAKYREESQRKKQAAKRGHTTVRTSRVYRTSREPFNQNKLAVRQEESKTNAQDNGEGYVKPNHRSVNGDTRLFVDLQPMATINPSDKGRHVKHISQGDIPFSGPLLVPASSGFAWVKKPKEDQPFARSLSKSSSKRSASGASESSGTLQAKNSLESRIQSNGDAANGASACSGGHGQSEFAKYAMLKKWAQLECPDSFDASDMYHSQKFTEAFYSKDLLPSNHSILDYHVEPEKVEFSGPLLSQSHKVDELLRKHDRHIRQATRRSWLRRVTGIKQGK encoded by the exons ATGGGCTGCGTCGCCTCCAAGAAGGCGGTCTCGGTGACCCCCGCATTCGAGCGCCAGGACTCCAGCGCCGTCTTGGCCTCGTCGTCCCTGCGATGCCGGACTGGGAGCGGTGGCCCTGAGCCGAAGGACGATGGCGAGAGGATTGAATCAGGGGAATCCGGGAGGGGGAGCTCCAATTTCACCAATTCCCGGAGCTTTCGATTGAGGAATTTGCATAGGTATATTGAAGGGGAGCAGGTCGCCGCCGGCTGGCCGTCTTGGCTCTCCGCTGTCGCCGGTGAAGCTATTCAGGGGTGGGTGCCTCTCAAAGCTGACAACTTTGAGAAGTTGGAGAAG GTTGGACAAGGCACGTATAGCAGTGTGTTTAGAGCTCGTGATGTTGAGACTGGCAATATTGTTGCAATGAAGAAGGTTCGGTTTGACAATTTTGAGCCAGAGAGTGTTAGGTTTATGGCACGAGAAATACAAATACTTCGAGGGCTTGACCATCCAAATATTGTCAAACTGGAGGGGATTATCACTTCTCGATTATCTTGTAGCATTTATCTGGTGTTTGAATATATGGAACATGATCTTGTGGGGTTGTCATCTTCTCCTGACATCCAATTCACAGAATCACAG GTGAAGTGCTATATGCATCAGTTGCTATCTGGACTTGAACATTGTCATTCTCGTGGTATCATTCATCGTGACATCAAGGGTGCCAATCTTTTAGTTAATAATGAAGGAATTCTAAAAATCGCCGACTTTGGTCTGGCAAACTTCTGTGATTCTAGGAAAACACAACCGTTGACAAGCCGGGTTGTGACATTGTGGTACCGTCCCCCAGAACTTCTTCTAGGATCAACAGACTATGAAGCGACTGTGGATCTATGGAGTGTTGGTTGTGTCTTCGCAGAGATGTTTGTCAAGAAGCCTATTTTACAGGGTAGAACCGAG GTCGAGCAATTACACAAAATCTTTAAGCTTTGTGGTTCCCCATCAGATGAATACTGGAAGAAGTCTAAGTTGCCGAATGCAACAATTTTCAAACCACATCATCCTTATGCAAATTGCCTTTGGAGTACATTCAAAGATTTGCCAGCAAATGCCTTCCGACTGTTAGAAACTTTTCTGTCTGTTGAACCCCACAAGCGGGGAACTGCCTCATCTGCTCTTGTTTCTGAG TACTTCACCACCAAACCTTATGCATGTGAACCTTCAAGCCTGCCAAAATACCCTCCTAACAAGGAGATCGATGCCAAATATCGTGAGGAGTCACAAAG GAAAAAACAGGCTGCTAAAAGAGGACATACAACAGTAAGAACATCAAGAGTCTACAGAACTTCAAGAGAAccatttaatcaaaataaattagctGTTCGACAAGAG GAGTCTAAAACAAATGCTCAGGACAATGGTGAAGGTTATGTGAAGCCAAATCATCGAAGCGTGAATGGTGACACAAGACTTTTTGTCGACCTACAGCCAATGGCCACAATTAATCCTTCAGATAAGGGTCGACATGTGAAGCATATCTCCCAAGGCGACATTCCTTTCTCCGGGCCCTTGCTCGTTCCTGCATCCAGTGGCTTTGCGTGGGTTAAAAAGCCAAAAGAGGACCAGCCATTTGCTAGATCTCTCAGTAAATCTAGCTCAAAACGCAGTGCCTCTGGCGCATCAGAGTCATCGGGTACTCTACAAGCCAAGAATAGTCTCGAGTCAAGAATCCAATCAAATGGAGATGCTGCGAACGGAGCCTCTGCTTGTTCTGGAGGTCACGGACAAAGTGAATTTGCTAAGTATGCAATGCTGAAAAAATGGGCACAATTAGAGTGTCCGGATTCATTTGACGCTTCAGATATGTACCATTCACAGAAGTTCACTGAAGCATTTTACTCGAAAGATTTGCTGCCATCTAACCACAGCATTCTG GATTATCACGTCGAACCAGAAAAGGTTGAATTCTCTGGGCCTTTATTGTCCCAATCCCATAAAGTGGATGAGCTTTTGCGGAAACACGACCGACATATCCGCCAAGCCACTCGCAGATCATGGCTCCGGAGAG TGACAGGGATCAAACAAGGAAAGTAG